A segment of the Cricetulus griseus strain 17A/GY chromosome 6, alternate assembly CriGri-PICRH-1.0, whole genome shotgun sequence genome:
CATTGAACCAGGTGGTCACATTTGTGGGTACAGAGTCCTCCCCTCACTTTGGGGAGCAATTCTCCCACTTTCTGGACACAGGAACCCAGACTTGTCAACCCCAACTGGCCCTGCGGAGGCTTTATTCACTGTCCCCACATCCTGTCAGCTTCCGCCAGCcctgctgcctcagcttctgCCTCACCAGTCTTCCCGGGGGCCCCAGACCACCCCAGGAGGATTGGAGCAGCCTATCCAGTCCCCCAGGCTGCCAGAGGCCAGGAACAAAGACTGTCTACATCTCCCTGCTCCCTTTAGGCCTGATGTGGGCAGAAGCCCCAGAGACAGCCAGAGGGGGTGTCTCAGGCCAGGGTGAGGAGTACAGAGTTGAGGGGGAGGGGTTGAGGGCCCTTTGAGGGAATGTGGGTGTTGCACAAAGCAGGCCCTGTGTCCCTTGAATATATGGCTTTATCCTGGGTTCCGACAGCCAGACCTGAGTGCCCAGCACATTCAGGCCAAGCTACCCAGCCCTGGCCCCGCCTCTCTTGGGGAGACAGGAGCGTGGCTGCAGTGACCTGGCCTCCCTCACCACGGCCCTTCTCAGACTCTGTACCCCACTAGAGGGGGGCCCCTATTGGAGGCATGGTTGAATCCCAACAGAACCCTTGTAGCTCACACTCTCTGCCATACGCTGTACGTGGCTCCTCCAGGATGAGGTGAAAATGGGCCTAgtttgaaaagtttctgtacccGGATAAGCCTCTCCGCCAACACAGCAATCCAactcagaccaaatcaaaccaaattagaaaaagcccacgtttaatggatacagtgtTCCCGGATGATTTTCCAGCCCcctagagaggagagagaaaagagaccagAAAACCACACATCTGTTTTCGGGGGGGGGGAGCAGTTTAAAtgccctgtgggagtggtcttgagcatctctgggggaggggtcatcatttagcgggttttctgagatgcagcagggtctggagggagctgggggagggggtttgaggtgaagcttccaccagaacacaGTTCAGGAGCTCCGGCTGCAGCCCGGACTCGGGTTGGAGTCCCAGCTGTGGGCACTTGGAATTTGTGATCACCTCCTCCACAGTTGTGTGTTTCAGCTTGAGGTCCTGACCTCGGATGGGGCCTGAGAAGGCCCTTCCATCAGGGGAAGGCCAGACTCAGCTTCACGGATTCCAGAAGTAGAATGGGTCCTGCCTAGATGATTGTCACTGCACACGCAGTGACAGTGATTATGTCAGGCCTGTGGGTCTGGTGAGTAGCTGGGGTGTCGGAAACAGGAAGGGAAGACAGTATTCTGGAGCCTTGCTGGGGCTGAGGGATAGCCTGGGACagtgggagagtgagagagaggccCTGTGAGCTTCTACGCATTCACAGGAAAGTGCCCACAATGAGTGCATGGGGAAACCATGGAAGGGGTGAATCCTGCCGGGGCTTGAGGTTTGAACCCATGGAGACTttcagctcccccaccccccctcagttcctgtctctggtTAGCTAGCACAGAGTTGAGCTACCCTTGCAGCTGAGCTTCTTATCTTGGGGCCCCTTTCCTCTCTTGCACCAGGGAgtgcaccccaccccccatctttCCTCCAAAACAGGGGAGGTTCATCACTGTGCCTCCACCTCCAGCAGGGCCTTTGGGGTCTGCCGAATTCAGTGCCCTGCAAGGCTCCTGGCGTCCTGCCTGTTGCTGGGGGGCTCTGCTGGCACCAGCTGCGGCCAGCTGCTGAGCCTCGGCCCGCCAGACTCAGCAGAACCAACTGCTTAAATGCCATCAAAATagcttcttcccttcccagcacCAGAGGGCTTTTCCTCTTTCTAGGGGAGAAATAAACCAAGGCtaaaaacaggaagaagaaaaaaacgaGGAAAGCAGTATGTGCGGTACCTAGGATTTGTGGGAGGCCTTCACTGGGAGGAGCCTCTAACCATGACCCTGTGTAGCGGGTGCAAGTTTGTATAATTGTGTGGTtatctgtgtggctgtgtgttgtgtgtgtgagtgtgcgttgTCTTATGTTTCCTGGGATGTCTTGAGGTGTGATTTTGGGGGTGCAGTGGGAGTGTTGAGGTGTGTGGGAGTCGTAGGCTGCTTTGAGGGGTGTAGAAGGGTTGGGGTGTTTAAGATGTCACCCCATTGTGGGGGTGTACAGGATGTACATACTTTAGGCTGTTGTTTGGGGAGCATAGGAGGGTTGGAAAATTGAGATGAAGAAGAACATTGGGGCACAGGGCTGTTATTCTGGGGTGTTTAGGAGGTTTAGGTGTTATAGTGAGAGTGTTGACATAGAAACACTGGGCTGTTGTTTGGGGAGTGAAGCAGTGTTGGAGTGTTGGAATATTGGGCTGTTTGGGGGTGTGTAGGAGGGTTGGGATGTTATTTTGGGATACACGGGCGTTTTGGAATGTCGGTGGTGGGGAGGGTTGGGGTGTATAAGCACACTGGGCTGTTGTTTTGTGCGTGGGAAGGCTGAAACATTGCTTGCTGGGGTGTGTGAGTGGTAGTATATTGGGGAGCCCTGCACTGGGCTAgtcttgtgtgcatgcatgcccacgtattgtctctgcttctgttcacaTCCTACCTAGCATTCCCTCAGCCTTCATGAGCTCCCTCTTCCTGGCATTATTCTCCAGGCCCCATAGGTGAAAGGACCCCAGCCACAAGGGATCTAAAGCACAGGTTCCTTTCTGAGAGCCAGGCCATGCTTAGCACCTCTGAGAACCGAGACTGTGTCTTCACACTTGTCCATGGTTGGGGCCAGGCCGAATTCTGGGCAGGGTCTCTGAGCTGAGGGTCTCCCTGTGTCTGAGTCCTCGGCCTTATGGAGATTGGGAGCCTGTGGAGACTTGCCCTAACTAACACCTCATGTGTCTCTCTGCCCCACAGCGGAGCTGGAGTTCGTGCAGATAGTGGTCATCGTGGTAGTGATGATGGTAATGGTGGTGATGATCACGTGCCTGCTGAGCCACTACAAGCTGTCAGCCCGCTCCTTCATCAGCCGGCACAGCCAGGCCAGGAGGAGAGACGACGGACTGTCCTCAGTAAGTGACTGTTGGGGCTGCAGCCTGGGTTTCCAGCTGCATGGAACACTCTGACCGAACATCATCCTGCGTGGGTGCCCCCAGGAACCAACCCCTGGCTTTCTGCAATCAGCAGAGCAGGAACTCTGTGCGCTCtgaggggcggggcggggcggggcgggagGCCCAGTGGTGTGCGAAGGTTTGAGCTGGAGAAATTTGCACCTTTAGGGCAGAAGTGAAGATGTACTTGAGCCCGTGTGCATCACTACCCTGgggacagcagcagcagagagggagcaggagggggTCAGCTATGATTTTGTGGACGCCCGAGAGCCTCCCTGAGGAGCTCCACTGTTAAAGACTGAATGGGCGAAGGGTTGCGGGGCGCTCGGAGATGGGAGACAGTTGGGGTCTGTGGTGGCAGGTCAGGCCTCCAGTTAAGGCTACTGTGAAGCTAGATGAGACAGAGCAGAGACTGCCAGCAGCTGGTGCTTGACTGGGTGCCCAGCAGGACAGAGGTGTGGGAAAGATGCCCCAATCTTGTGGCTGTGACCTAGATAGAAGGAGGCTACAGTCCTACCCTCTCGCCAACACGCCACCAGCACTTGGACCATGTAGTTCAAGTGCCTTAGGAGGCCATGGAAGCAACCGGACACCCGAGAGTCTTCTTCCTGGGCCTGAGTCTCATCTGGCTCCTCAGGTGTGATGAGCCAGCAAAGGCACATCCTGGGTAATTCAGGCTTTACCCAGTAAGCTAGCCATCTCTGGCTGGAAGACTCCCTCACACACGTGGTGCCTCACCTGCCAGCTCTCTGCTGAGGGCTCCCTGGATGCCCAGGCTTCCCTGGCACAGGGGACAGCCAGGACCATCCCAGGGCTGTGTGTGTCAGAAAATCACAGGCAGGGGCTCCATATAAGGGGCTTCCGGCTTTGAGGGCTGGTGCGAGTGAGCAGATCTGAGGTCCAGCCTTACAGGTGGAGATGTGGCACTcctcagagggagagagagccaaCTACAGCTGGCCTGGGGATCAAAGGTCCCAGTCTTGGGGCTCAGCCATCCTCAGATCCCAAGAAGCAAGCATCCCTGTGTGTGCTGGGCCCCTTGTTAGCCTGAGTGACACTATATAACTAGTTGCAGGTCATTTATTTATGTCCTATCAGGGGCAGTCACCTAGAGTAACTTATTGCACCCAGAGGGGCTGCTTGGTCTCTGTGCaagcaagcatacacacacacacacacacacacacacacacacacggggcttAAACAAAACTGGTCTTAGTACCTCTGGGGAACCTAAAACCACCCTCTGTAGTACTGAGGAACAACCATACTACGCCTGAGGGGACCCTGCCTGACACATTGTATTTTGATGCATGAGCACTGTGAGCATCAAGGACTTCCTGGGACCCAACAGCATCCCCACTGGACTCCAGAGTCACTGCTGCCTGGGTAGTCATCTGTGGGTGACACTTGCCCGCTTGACTGTGACATCTGACCCTTTAGGGACCTTTGCTCTGCTCTCAGGTGTTCACCATCAGCAACAGCGGGGTAAAGGGAGGTGTAGTCACTTTGTGGCTCGCAGTGCAGGATAGGAAGCTACTCTAGGCAGGCCAGCAGTGGCAGGAGGCAGCTAGCAGGTGTGTTATCCAAGGGTGCAGTCCATCTCCAGGATGGCTGAGCAAGCAGGTGCTGGGAGGGTGGGATGAGTTGGGCCATGCTGGGCAGAGTGCCCAAGTTTGAGGGATGTCCCAGGCTGGCAGAGGCACGTAGAGTCTAAGGGCTAAGCCAAGAAAGAACTGGCCGTCACCCTAGTAAGCAGCGTTGTCCCTGGCAGGTTTGGGCATCTCTGTTTGCGTCAGGCCTGGTTTCAGTGCCGTCACCAGTTGGTTCATCGGGGCAAGAACTGTGACAGAGACACAGGCACTCCTGACTGAGGCCCAAGACACATCCTGAGGGCAAAGCTGGCACCTGCTGTATAGGAACCCTGCCTGCCATGCCCTGGCTCACCTGGCTCATTTGTTATCTGTTACCTAGCAACAGGCACTGCCGTCTGCCTGGCAAGTGTTCTTCACACAGTGCCAGCCAGGAGTGACATCCAGGGCTCACTCCCTCACAGAGGAGAAACTAGGGCTCAGAGAGGTGGAACACTTGCCTAAGGCCAAACAGCTTTCATGTTGTGTCCTGTGAAGACCCCACCACCCATTGTGAGGTGCGGTTAGCCACAGTGTGGAATGAGGAAACCGGCTCTGGGTGCAGGTGGCAGAGGGGCAGGAGTTTGTTTTGCATGGACACCTGAGCTCGGCTGCTGACACAGACAAGACTCTGACCTTCCTCCCAAGACACTGGGCCTCAAAGAGAGTGTCTCCTTCACTCTTTCCCCAGTGCCACCTGGCTGCATAAACAGGGAACCCAGGGGAGGCCTGGAGCAGAAGGTGACAGTTCCCCTGGGACCCCCTCTCTTTCTGACATAGTGTGTCTGAGATGTCTCCAGAACTTGTGACCTCCCACAGAGACCAAAATAACAGTTGTCTGCCTGGGCTCAGTGTGTCTCAATGGGCTCACCTGCCCGTCCAGGCCTTGTCCCTTGAATGTCTCTGGCAGTGACTTCTTTTCAAGGTGACCTTGGAGTTGGGGGCCCTCCTACCTGTGTGAGTCAGCCACAGTTTCATCTCGTTACACCTGCCTTATATGCAGGTCACCTCTCCCTAGACCCAGAACAGCAGGCGAGAAACTGCCTGGGGAAAGTCCTCAGTGTCCGTCTGTCACTTTTGTGACCAAGCCACTCTCTGAGGTGCCTCTTTCATAAGATAAACATAAGAGGTGGCTGGTTTAGGGGGGACACGAATGTCCACTTCTAAGCATCCCCCAGCTGGCCTTCCACTGTCCACTGAGACAGTTGGTCCCTGCCTTGTTGTCCTGTCCACCCCTCCCAGCCTGTGTCTGTTTCCACTGGACTTGGCTGTAAGCATCACCTCATCAGTGGCTCCCCTGGGGAGTGTGGTTTGTCAACGAGGTCACATCAGACCAGAAGCTCGGCTCGGGCCACTTTATCTTCTCATCAACCCTTGGCATAGGTCTCCTGCTCCCCATGGAGCCTAGCCTGCCAAGAGTTCACGTTCTGGAGCCAAAGGCAAGACCATAGTAAAACCAGATACAGGGGTCAGTGGGAGTCATGTCTAGATCCATACCCAGCTTCAAAGAGATTCATCCAGGCCTTTCTCAGCCTGTGTCAGGGTGGGTCCCAACTTTCCACCTGCCAGAGGTTTGCTTTACAGAATTTTATGACTCCTTGCCCACAGGGAGGGAACTATTGTCACTTATGGAGCCAAGGAGACAATCAGATCCCTGCCTGGAAGCAGCCTGAAGGCATTTTCCGGGAAGGTAGTAGTAGCACTTGATCTGGAGTTGAGTCAGGTGGGCACCATTAGGCCTCAACAGCCTGGCCTGACCCAAAGGCTGTGTGCTTAGGTTTGCGCATAAAGTTTTATGGGCACCCAACCGTGCCTGTTAGTGTCTATGAGCTATTAGAGTTTAACAAAGCAGAAACtgcttggagtttttgttttttgctttttttttccccctggtaTAATGTTTTTAGTTATTCTTTGAGAGTTCATGCATACAGAAATGTTATTCTGAACCTTTGTGGAAATGGCTGGCAGATGCCTGCTCTGGGGAGGTCCAGGGAGCCTGTGGAGAAGCCATGGTGAACTTGGGGCAGCCCAACTGGGAAGTGTTCGAAAAACAGGAGCCAACACCCCAGCCAGTGTCAGGAGCAAGAGGGAGCCCCAGAGCCATAATAGGCCAAGGAGCACAGTTgtagaagaagggaggaagggactgTCCTCATTGCTGGCTggggctggcctccacctccgtGCAGTGACTTCCTGAAGCCCCAAGGTTAGGGAACACTGAGTGATGGTTAAGTGGTGGTCGGTGTTTGTAACTTGAGCATGTACTGTGAACCACACTACATGCTAGGCATGGCGGATATGGTAGCCCCTCCCGGCACAGCTGCAGCCTAGCAGAGAGAGTAGGCAGAGAAGATGAGGTTGTGTGtagggagtttcttttctgttgctgtgaccaaaggCATCTTAGATGAGGACAGGTTACTTCACCATTTtaggtcacagttcatcatcgagggaagccaggacagacactcaaggcaggaacctgaagcaaagaccatggaggaGCATTGCTTTCCGTCTAACTCTCTAGCCTGCCCAAGGACGGTGTCTCCCACGGTGGGCGGGGCCTCCCACAGTGGGCGGGGCCTCCCACAGTGGGCGGGGCCCTCCTCCTCAATCATCCATCAAGACAGTATCTCACCAGCTGGCAATAGGCCAACCTGATTGAGGCAGTTTTTCAGTTCAGATTCCTTCTAGGTCATGTCAAACtgacaataaaaattaaccaGGACAGCTGGGCTCGGAGGTAGGGGAGGTGTGCATCGTACATGCTACAGGCAAGGAAACACGTGTGAGGGCTGGGAGTTTTGCTGGAGTGGCAGCGGGTGGGTGGGGCTGGCTGCTCATCCTGAAGGCTGCAGGAAGTGCAAAAGAATCTAAGcagatttgggggagggggggtgtggGTAGAAAGCAGTGGGCCCTGTGGGAGGGGCAGagccagagcagaggcaggaccCTGGGCGGGGGTGCAGCATAGGGGGCCCGTGGGAACCTTGCAAGCCCTGTTGGCTGCGGTGCGGTGGGTGCGGAAGAGCTCCCATCTCCCTGACTTAATCTGCAAGGCAGGGCCCCAGCTCAGGCCTTACTATCCAGCAGGCAGAGGTGCCCAAGCAAGTGGACTGGATGGCTGTGTATGGGAGGGGGAGCTGAGCGGGGCTCCAGTGGGTGGGGTGAGGACAGCAGGAAACACCTGTGGGTCTGGCTTGTACAAATTAAAAGCAGCCAGGGCCATTCACTGTATAAGGAGAGACATAGTCTCCACCTGCAGGTGCAAGCCCCCGGAACCACCAAGTGGCCACTGGGTGAACTGCGAGCCTCTGCAGCTTGGGGAGGGACACCCTTTCCCAAACTCAGTGAAATAGTAGCACAGGGCAGTTTTAGAAAGATGGGTTATGGTGTTGGGGTGTCAGCATTTGGCCACACCATAAGCTTGAAACGTTCAAGGTCATTACTTCTGTAGCTACATCTCAGTGAAGCCGAAATTCAGGCATCCTTTCTCCAGGCTGGGAGTTACACCTAGAGCCATTCAGGGCAGCTCAGGTCCCTCACAGCGGAGGACACGAGCTTCAGGAGTGACAGCCATCACACAAACGACTCCATGTCTGTTTGTTGATAAAAAATGTTTGAGACTCTATGACAGCGGCTCTCCACCTTCCTAagactgtgaccctttaatatggttcctcatgttgtggtgaacccagccctaaaactgttttcattgctacttcataactgtaattttgatactgttatcaATCGTAATGTTAATATCTaatgtgcaggatatctgatatgaaacCCCCAAAAGGGCtgcagcccacagattgagaaccactgctctatagaGACCTGGGCGCTGAACATCAGCAGGAAACTGTCCCCGTGGTGGCAGTGGGGTGGCCAGTCCAAAGCCCCCTGGCATGTGTTTAGCATGCTGAGATATGTCAGACCTGGTTTCTGGGAGTCgggggtggtagtggtggcaccTGTCATTTTCTGTTGTACCCCGAGGGTCAGGTGATTGTTACGTTCAACGCTAAATTCACTAGCATCTCCAGCAGGTGTATGTGTCCATATGTTCAGGTGCTGAACCCACCAGGACAAAGTTAAATGTTTGGATGAGATGGCGTGGGGGAGCAAGCAGttctggaagagaaggcaggtggGAGGGCCATGCTGGGCTTCCTTAACGGTCAGTCCTCTTGCCCAGGGAAGCTGCCTGCAGGCTTTGAGAAAGGGTGCCGCCTCACAGATCCCACGTGTGCTTCGGAAAGCCCGACAGGACAGCAGCGGGAGCTCGGGAGAAGCCAAGAAGGCCCATGTGGTCTTGTCCTTGACCACACAGATgtggggagggtggagggagagaagtgGATGGCCCAGGACTTGAGGGTGAAAAGTTTGCCTCTAGGATGCGTGGAACCTTGTGTCAAGAGCTCTGCCCACTGTTGCTCCTGTTTGACCTTGTATTCCTTTCCACCCTACAGGAAGGATGCCTCTGGCCCTCAGAGAGTACGGTGTCAGCCGCAATGCCAGAGGTAAGACCAAGCCCCACCTTCTGTCCTGTGGTGCCCCTTGCTCTCAGAGTCTGGGCCCTTGTCCAGGATCACACACACTCCCTGATTGGGGGAGAGGAGGGCGGGATGGTGGCATCTACAGCTGGCCCTGTTTCCAGAGGTTCACCTGGGGCAGCCCCTACTGAACCCACAGCCCAGTCTCTGAATCTGGGGACCCGATCTGAGTCTGCTTCCCTCCCTGACTCCTACTCTGCCCCTTCCAGCCACAGGTCTATGCCCCTCCTCGACCCAGTGCCCGCCTGGCTGTGCCCCCCTTCGTCCAGCGGAGCCGTTTCCAGCCCACCTACCCCTACCTGCAGCAGGAGATCGCCCTGCCGCCTACCATCTCACTGTCCGATGGGGAGGAGCCCCCACCCTACCAGGGTCCCTGCGCCCTCCAGCTGCGGGACCCTGAGCAACAGCTGGAGCTGAACCGAGAGTCTGTGCGCGCGCCCCCCAACCGGACCATCTTCGACAGCGACCTCATGGACAGCACCATGCTGGGAGGCCCCTGTCCCCCCAGCAGTAACTCGGGCATCAGCGCTACCTGCTACAGCAGCGGTGGGCGCATGGAGGGGCCGCCCCCCACCTACAGTGAGGTCATCGGTCACTACCCGGGGTCCTCCTTCCACCACCAGCAGAGTAACGGGCCGCCCTCCCTGCTAGAGGGGACCCGGCTCCACCACCCTCACCTTGCCCCCCTGGAGAacaaggagaaggagaaacagaaaggtcaCCCCCTCTAAGAGTGGGGGCCGGGGCACCTGTAGGCAAACGGCAGAAACACTCCGCActtaagagagaagagagaggaaggcagaggacacaCAGGCCGTGTGACGTGTGCCA
Coding sequences within it:
- the Pmepa1 gene encoding protein TMEPAI isoform X2 encodes the protein MGVNGTAAAAAAAGQPNVSCACNCQRSLFPSMEITELEFVQIVVIVVVMMVMVVMITCLLSHYKLSARSFISRHSQARRRDDGLSSEGCLWPSESTVSAAMPEPQVYAPPRPSARLAVPPFVQRSRFQPTYPYLQQEIALPPTISLSDGEEPPPYQGPCALQLRDPEQQLELNRESVRAPPNRTIFDSDLMDSTMLGGPCPPSSNSGISATCYSSGGRMEGPPPTYSEVIGHYPGSSFHHQQSNGPPSLLEGTRLHHPHLAPLENKEKEKQKGHPL